The following coding sequences are from one Humulus lupulus chromosome X, drHumLupu1.1, whole genome shotgun sequence window:
- the LOC133803860 gene encoding brassinosteroid-related acyltransferase 1 yields MATKYDHFPTVSISKTVFVYPKILNPQKVLNLSNLDRQCPTLMYLCFFYNDPNLFCDDYKSSNDVFHSLKSGLEETLSIWYPAAGRLSLNPNDGNLNLWCNNKGAVLVEATTQAKISDLGDLTQHSQFYEKLVFKPDSNANDFSQMPLVVAQVTKFGCGGYSIVIGTSHSLFDGPSAYSFLSAWASNSAITKQNKAHHHHHQQQLFIKPVHERATLLTLANNNINKNQQGRQTNRASGSTTVTSTTNGAAAIDHLVRLIIQAASAPPAGINNTNTTNTFVFKTFHLTSSLIESLKRQVFKDAPGFSCSSFELLAALLWKARTKAMGLRKEATVCLQFAVDTRNKVVPPLPAGFSGNAYVLASVALAAGELERVSHKAIVEKIREAKESVNNDYVNSYMESLQSPQQQRSSLPPLKELTLVSDWTRMPFHNIHFFPTKPAYVSPLFPPIPQVAYFIQNPDDDRAVDVRIGLLPGNLDAFCSYFLAAIAIAR; encoded by the exons ATGGCTACGAAATATGACCATTTCCCGACAGTTTCAATCTCAAAAACCGTGTTTGTATACCCAAAAATCTTAAACCCTCAAAAAGTTCTGAACCTCTCAAACTTGGACAGGCAGTGTCCAACTCTTATGTATTTATGCTTCTTTTACAATGATCCAAATTTGTTCTGTGATGACTATAAATCAAGTAATGATGTTTTTCATAGCTTGAAATCTGGTTTGGAGGAGACCTTGTCGATTTGGTACCCGGCTGCGGGCAGGCTGAGCTTGAACCCGAATGATGGCAACCTCAATCTTTGGTGTAATAATAAAGGTGCAGTTCTTGTGGAGGCCACGACCCAGGCCAAGATCTCGGACCTTGGAGATCTCACTCAGCATAGCCAGTTTTATGAGAAGTTGGTTTTCAAGCCTGATTCTAATGCCAATGATTTCTCTCAGATGCCACTGGTTGTTGCTCAG GTGACGAAGTTTGGTTGTGGAGGATACTCAATAGTAATCGGTACGAGTCACTCGCTGTTCGACGGACCATCGGCGTACAGTTTTCTGAGCGCTTGGGCTTCTAACTCTGCCATAACCAAACAAAACAAggctcatcatcatcatcatcaacaacaactaTTCATAAAGCCAGTGCATGAAAGAGCTACGTTGCTAACGTTGGCAaacaataatattaataaaaatcaacagGGACGGCAGACCAATAGGGCTTCTGGTTCTACCACTGTCACGAGTACTACTAACGGCGCTGCAGCCATAGATCATCTAGTTCGATTGATAATCCAAGCAGCTTCTGCGCCACCTGCAGGAATTAATAATACCAATACTACTAACACTTTCGTGTTTAAGACCTTTCATCTAACTTCGTCTCTCATAGAAAGTTTGAAGAGACAAGTTTTCAAGGATGCTCCTGGATTTTCTTGTTCATCTTTTGAGCTTCTTGCAGCTCTCTTGTGGAAG GCAAGGACCAAGGCAATGGGACTGAGGAAGGAAGCAACGGTGTGCTTGCAGTTCGCAGTGGACACTCGGAACAAAGTGGTGCCACCACTGCCGGCTGGCTTCAGTGGCAACGCATACGTGCTCGCCTCCGTGGCATTGGCGGCGGGAGAATTGGAAAGGGTTAGCCACAAGGCCATTGTTGAGAAGATAAGAGAAGCAAAGGAGTCAGTCAACAATGACTACGTTAACTCGTACATGGAGAGCCTTCAAAGCCCTCAGCAGCAGCGGTCTTCATTGCCTCCTCTCAAGGAGCTAACTCTAGTCTCTGACTGGACACGAATGCCATTTCACAACATCCATTTCTTTCCCACCAAACCTGCCTATGTTTCCCCGCTCTTTCCTCCAATTCCTCAGGTTGCTTATTTCATTCAGAATCCTGACGATGATCGCGCCGTCGATGTTAGGATCGGACTCCTGCCGGGGAATCTAGACGCCTTCTGCTCCTACTTCCTTGCCGCAATCGCCATTGCTCGGTGA